The Alosa alosa isolate M-15738 ecotype Scorff River chromosome 9, AALO_Geno_1.1, whole genome shotgun sequence genome includes a region encoding these proteins:
- the si:ch73-100l22.3 gene encoding uncharacterized protein si:ch73-100l22.3 isoform X2, protein MCRYRAKCLMSEKTMNSHTIRTSVQINPSPTLKEFILGQEVSLNGNTSRISNITENSGNKQEVKKYTCSPILSPTGLTDDWEVEDLRYPFIWTACDVSVIVASHEGKPVHTISQGPSIMNHVQMDRDTLEEYVDGSQQAHTDQTSCLSIVCPSEGPWKQQTLMQSRSTELHVVSSADDDDDDDSLSDKENEEVSKEDFMGRGEHLRANRKRQEQGRVPTPEPEKGQFDCTQQIISSENLCESRGYGSFQVNLINDEQVEGSFECENVKAKMKMSSRLKLVGNKKDFTPAFSCSPRKSSCFFRKKSSGRGTQRLSFTTETYKNVPVPQFSLSPVNSKKGDGVNPSRKQEINKSLHNESKGLLSWNDSVCWGSGNKSVVTRDITLGRSFNQTQQIAQLELNLSSLKTLISDLESSLSETQTDSEESTEAFTYSCHDHSSPVVIKKSRVNRNANHTTHSFLKQPVIVSGYEAIPESDHELLQLHQAIPQNAFQVAIGECQKPLLGDVSSKSEQEKNILKMAGPKLDVSMNQSYDVESPSGLLLQAQISGGKQFTQCPDSHGVFFHTKRRLIMKAVDSNSSASADQRSGIIEKSSSSTIKGAVCSKASRK, encoded by the exons ATGTGCAGATACAGAGCAAAATGCTTGATGAGTGAGAAGACGATGAATAGCCACACTATTCGCACCAGTGTTCAG ATCAATCCATCTCCAACATTAAAGGAATTTATATTGGGCCAAGAAGTCAGTCTAAATGGAAACACTAGCAGAATCAGCAACATCACTGAAAATTCAGGGAATAAACAAGAGGTTAAGAAATATACATGCTCTCCAATCCTATCACCCACTGGACTTACTGATGATTGGGAAGTCGAAGATCTCCGTTATCCCTTTATCTGGACTGCCTGTGATGTTTCTGTAATAGTGGCTTCTCATGAAGGTAAACCTGTTCACACAATCAGTCAGGGACCTAGTATCATGAACCATGTTCAAATGGATAGAGATACCTTGGAGGAATATGTGGATGGCTCACAACAAGCTCACACTGACCAAACTAGTTGTctgtctatagtatgtccatCAGAGGGTCCATGGAAGCAACAGACACTTATGCAGAGCAGAAGCACTGAGTTACATGTGGTCTCTTCagcagatgatgatgatgatgatgatagtctTTCTGATAAAGAGAATGAAGAGGTCTCAAAGGAAGATTTTATGGGAAGGGGGGAACACCTGAGAGCCAATAGGAAGAGGCAAGAGCAGGGGAGGGTCCCAACCCCTGAGCCAGAAAAAGGACAATTTGATTGCACACAGCAAATAATTTCATCTGAAAATCTGTGTGAATCCAGAGGCTATGGGTCATTCCAAGTTAATTTGATTAATGATGAGCAGGTAGAAGGGTCCTTTGAGTGCGAGAATGTGAAagcaaaaatgaaaatgtcaaGCAGATTGAAACTGGTTGGTAATAAAAAAGACTTCACTCCAGCTTTCAGCTGTTCCCCCAGAAAATCCTCCTGTTTTTTTAGGAAAAAGTCTTCAGGCAGAGGAACGCAAAGGCTTAGCTTCACAACAGAGACATATAAAAATGTTCCTGTACCCCAGTTCAGTTTAAGTCCTGTTAATTCTAAGAAAGGTGATGGAGTTAATCCTTCAAGAAAACAAGAGATAAATAAGTCTTTACACAATGAAAGCAAGGGTCTGTTAAGTTGGAATGACTCTGTTTGTTGGGGCAGTGGCAACAAGTCTGTGGTCACAAGAGACATAACTCTAGGTAGAAGCTTCAATCAGACACAACAGATTGCTCAGTTGGAACTTAATCTGTCTAGCCTCAAAACCTTGATCTCAGACCTGGAATCTTCTTTATCAGAGACCCAGACAGACTCCGAAGAGTCCACAGAGGCATTTACTTATTCATGCCATGATCATAGTTCTCCTGTTGTAATTAAGAAAAGCAGAGTCAATAGAAACGCTAATCACACAACCCACAGTTTCCTCAAACAACCAGTTATCGTGTCAGGATATGAGGCAATACCAGAAAGTGACCATGAACTGCTACAGTTACATCAGGCAATCCCTCAAAATGCTTTTCAAGTTGCCATAGGAGAATGCCAGAAGCCACTACTGGGTGATGTCAGCAGCAAGTCAGAGCAAGAGAAGAATATACTGAAAATGGCGGGGCCAAAATTGGATGTGTCAATGAACCAGTCGTATGATGTGGAGTCACCATCTGGACTGTTGCTGCAGGCTCAGATAAGTGGAGGAAAGCAATTCACTCAGTGTCCTGACAGTCATGGTGTGTTTTTTCATACCAAACGAAGGCTCATCATGAAAGCAGTGGACAGTAACTCTTCAGCATCAGCTGATCAAAGATCTGGCATTATAGAAAAGTCCTCATCCAGCACTATCAAAG
- the si:ch73-100l22.3 gene encoding uncharacterized protein si:ch73-100l22.3 isoform X1: MESYEVFIQRHISQLRQHNIKSPVQHQKYLCKTNDKCRSEITFYGCAILSPLLSLEQREEMCRYRAKCLMSEKTMNSHTIRTSVQINPSPTLKEFILGQEVSLNGNTSRISNITENSGNKQEVKKYTCSPILSPTGLTDDWEVEDLRYPFIWTACDVSVIVASHEGKPVHTISQGPSIMNHVQMDRDTLEEYVDGSQQAHTDQTSCLSIVCPSEGPWKQQTLMQSRSTELHVVSSADDDDDDDSLSDKENEEVSKEDFMGRGEHLRANRKRQEQGRVPTPEPEKGQFDCTQQIISSENLCESRGYGSFQVNLINDEQVEGSFECENVKAKMKMSSRLKLVGNKKDFTPAFSCSPRKSSCFFRKKSSGRGTQRLSFTTETYKNVPVPQFSLSPVNSKKGDGVNPSRKQEINKSLHNESKGLLSWNDSVCWGSGNKSVVTRDITLGRSFNQTQQIAQLELNLSSLKTLISDLESSLSETQTDSEESTEAFTYSCHDHSSPVVIKKSRVNRNANHTTHSFLKQPVIVSGYEAIPESDHELLQLHQAIPQNAFQVAIGECQKPLLGDVSSKSEQEKNILKMAGPKLDVSMNQSYDVESPSGLLLQAQISGGKQFTQCPDSHGVFFHTKRRLIMKAVDSNSSASADQRSGIIEKSSSSTIKGAVCSKASRK; encoded by the exons ATGGAGAGTTATGAGGTGTTCATTCAAAGACACATTTCCCAACTTCGACAACACAACATCAAATCCCCTGTGCAACATCAAAAGTACCTGTGCAAAACTAACGATAAGTGCAGATCGGAAATCACCTTCTATGGATGTGCAATTCTTTCTCCACTG CTGAGTTTGGAGCAAAGAGAAGAGATGTGCAGATACAGAGCAAAATGCTTGATGAGTGAGAAGACGATGAATAGCCACACTATTCGCACCAGTGTTCAG ATCAATCCATCTCCAACATTAAAGGAATTTATATTGGGCCAAGAAGTCAGTCTAAATGGAAACACTAGCAGAATCAGCAACATCACTGAAAATTCAGGGAATAAACAAGAGGTTAAGAAATATACATGCTCTCCAATCCTATCACCCACTGGACTTACTGATGATTGGGAAGTCGAAGATCTCCGTTATCCCTTTATCTGGACTGCCTGTGATGTTTCTGTAATAGTGGCTTCTCATGAAGGTAAACCTGTTCACACAATCAGTCAGGGACCTAGTATCATGAACCATGTTCAAATGGATAGAGATACCTTGGAGGAATATGTGGATGGCTCACAACAAGCTCACACTGACCAAACTAGTTGTctgtctatagtatgtccatCAGAGGGTCCATGGAAGCAACAGACACTTATGCAGAGCAGAAGCACTGAGTTACATGTGGTCTCTTCagcagatgatgatgatgatgatgatagtctTTCTGATAAAGAGAATGAAGAGGTCTCAAAGGAAGATTTTATGGGAAGGGGGGAACACCTGAGAGCCAATAGGAAGAGGCAAGAGCAGGGGAGGGTCCCAACCCCTGAGCCAGAAAAAGGACAATTTGATTGCACACAGCAAATAATTTCATCTGAAAATCTGTGTGAATCCAGAGGCTATGGGTCATTCCAAGTTAATTTGATTAATGATGAGCAGGTAGAAGGGTCCTTTGAGTGCGAGAATGTGAAagcaaaaatgaaaatgtcaaGCAGATTGAAACTGGTTGGTAATAAAAAAGACTTCACTCCAGCTTTCAGCTGTTCCCCCAGAAAATCCTCCTGTTTTTTTAGGAAAAAGTCTTCAGGCAGAGGAACGCAAAGGCTTAGCTTCACAACAGAGACATATAAAAATGTTCCTGTACCCCAGTTCAGTTTAAGTCCTGTTAATTCTAAGAAAGGTGATGGAGTTAATCCTTCAAGAAAACAAGAGATAAATAAGTCTTTACACAATGAAAGCAAGGGTCTGTTAAGTTGGAATGACTCTGTTTGTTGGGGCAGTGGCAACAAGTCTGTGGTCACAAGAGACATAACTCTAGGTAGAAGCTTCAATCAGACACAACAGATTGCTCAGTTGGAACTTAATCTGTCTAGCCTCAAAACCTTGATCTCAGACCTGGAATCTTCTTTATCAGAGACCCAGACAGACTCCGAAGAGTCCACAGAGGCATTTACTTATTCATGCCATGATCATAGTTCTCCTGTTGTAATTAAGAAAAGCAGAGTCAATAGAAACGCTAATCACACAACCCACAGTTTCCTCAAACAACCAGTTATCGTGTCAGGATATGAGGCAATACCAGAAAGTGACCATGAACTGCTACAGTTACATCAGGCAATCCCTCAAAATGCTTTTCAAGTTGCCATAGGAGAATGCCAGAAGCCACTACTGGGTGATGTCAGCAGCAAGTCAGAGCAAGAGAAGAATATACTGAAAATGGCGGGGCCAAAATTGGATGTGTCAATGAACCAGTCGTATGATGTGGAGTCACCATCTGGACTGTTGCTGCAGGCTCAGATAAGTGGAGGAAAGCAATTCACTCAGTGTCCTGACAGTCATGGTGTGTTTTTTCATACCAAACGAAGGCTCATCATGAAAGCAGTGGACAGTAACTCTTCAGCATCAGCTGATCAAAGATCTGGCATTATAGAAAAGTCCTCATCCAGCACTATCAAAG